A region from the Podarcis raffonei isolate rPodRaf1 chromosome 11, rPodRaf1.pri, whole genome shotgun sequence genome encodes:
- the DAB2 gene encoding disabled homolog 2 isoform X1: MSNEAETTSGNSPPAQQQAPPKAQPFKKEKKKGPEKTEEFLLARFQGDGVRYKAKLIGIDDVPEARGDKMSQDSMMKLKGMAVAARSQGQHKQKIWVNISLAGIKVIDEKTGVIEHEHPVNKISFIARDVTDNRAFGYVCGGEGQHQFFAIKTAQQAEPLVVDLKDLFQVIYNMKKKEEGDKRKNEEANKPVENGSDETATERADKIKLGVEQMDLFGDMSTPPDLNSPSEEDKEILLVDLNSEIEAPPTSLKEEDIFLNDIAPPLPLSKLQPPFLPDNAFSANLSFFPTPNPDPFRDDPFTQPDQLSQPPIDSSSLKPPSQKMGSVVTSPMGSGGMNGDVDYFGQEFDQISNRTGKQEMPASQWLLESKPAQLAARTPNGVPEREQNGFPATSPVNVFLESSSKGLPVQNGLRLDSDSNGQLMSHDSITISPPPQSTKPGRGRRTVKGSASSDLFGSGIFAPATSTLTTAVPPPPAQTNPLDLFNTSAPVAASMPVLGGLPTTASPTPAWGPQPAIFNQPSSAFPVSVLGVQPASFPQPLGFDAAPQAPSWSQPPLSLGAPIQAPAPDLWAQPVRGPPPNAWVQPSSTGNPFQPAIFPPPLASQGPSLLPTRSPPQLPPRTGPQKELPKKESDAFTALDPLGDKEIKDVKAMFKDFQLAKLPAVPARRAEQQQQQGLSEASGAFASYFSNKVGVPQELADHDDFEASWLATKTGVPPNPVLRPNAVPTAKPAEDLFENPFKTDPFAVPSLNSTAVPHQLASAPFGDPFGNPFA, from the exons ATGTCGAATGAAGCGGAAACAACTAGTGGAAACAGTCCGCCTGCCCAGCAACAGGCACCACCAAAAGCACAGCctttcaaaaaggagaagaagaaag GACCAGAAAAGACAGAAGAATTTCTCTTGGCCAGATTTCAAGGTGATGGTGTAAGATACAAGGCCAAACTGATCGGTATTGATGATGTCCCAGAAGCAAGGGGAGACAAGATGAGTCAGGATTCAATGATGAAGCTGAAG GGAATGGCGGTAGCAGCCCGTTCTCAAGGACAGCACAAACAGAAAATATGGGTGAACATCTCTCTTGCTGGGATCAAAGTCATAGATGAGAAGACAGGG GTTATTGAGCATGAGCATCCAGTCAACAAAATATCCTTTATAGCCCGGGATGTGACTGACAACCGTGCCTTTGGCTACGTTTGTGGAGGAGAAGGGCAGCACCAGTTCTTCGCCATCAAAACAGCACAGCAG GCTGAACCTCTAGTAGTCGATCTGAAGGATCTATTCCAAGTAATCTATAAcatgaagaaaaaagaagagggtGACAAGCGAAAG AATGAAGAAGCCAATAAACCTGTTGAG AATGGCAGTGATGAAACAGCTACTGAACGAGCTGACAAAATAAAGCTG GGTGTGGAGCAGATGGATCTGTTTGGAGACATGTCTACTCCTCCTGACCTGAACAGCCCCTCA GAGGAGGATAAAGAGATCCTGTTAGTGGATTTAAATTCTGAAATTGAGGCCCCTCCGACTTCTCTCAAAGAGGAGGATATTTTCTTGAATGACATCGCGCCTCCCCTACCACTGTCCAAGCTGCAGCCACCTTTCTTGCCTGACAATGCTTTCTCTGCAAATCTCagcttcttccccaccccaaatcctgaCCCTTTCAGGGATGACCCTTTCACGCAACCCGACCAATTGTCGCAGCCCCCAATTGattcttcttctctgaagcctccCAGCCAGAAGATGGGAAGTGTTGTGACTAGCCCCATGGGGAGCGGTGGTATGAATGGGGATGTAGACTACTTTGGGCAAgagtttgaccagatctccaaccGAACTGGCAAGCAGGAAATGCCGGCCAGCCAGTGGCTGCTTGAGAGTAAGCCTGCCCAACTAGCCGCGAGGACTCCAAATGGGGTGCCGGAGAGAGAACAGAACGGCTTCCCTGCCACATCCCCAGTAAATGTCTTTCTGGAGAGCTCTTCCAAAGGATTACCGGTGCAAAATGGATTACGGCTAGACTCCGATAGCAACGGCCAATTGATGTCGCATGACTCTATCACGATTAGCCCACCTCCCCAAAGCACCAAgccaggaagaggaaggaggactgTTAAG GGTTCAGCCAGTAGTGACCTGTTTGGCTCAGGCATCTTTGCTCCTGCAACAAGCACTCTGACAACTGCAGTGCCGCCTCCACCTGCACAGACCAATCCTCTAGACCTCTTCAACACTAGTGCTCCTGTAGCAGCATCCATGCCTGTACTAG GTGGCCTTCCCACAACTGCTTCTCCAACACCAGCCTGGGGTCCCCAACCTGCAATCTTCAAccagccttcttcagcctttcctGTATCTGTTCTGGGTGTTCAGCCAGCAAGCTTCCCTCAGCCTCTTGGCTTTGACGCTGCTCCACAAGCTCCCAGCTGGAGTCAGCCACCATTGTCCTTGGGAGCCCCGATCCAGGCTCCAGCTCCCGATCTCTGGGCTCAGCCTGTACGGGGTCCTCCTCCTAATGCGTGGGTCCAGCCCTCCAGCACTGGCAACCCTTTCCAGCCCGCCATATTCCCACCTCCGCTCGCATCCCAGGGCCCGTCTCTGTTGCCTACTAGAAGCCCTCCTCAGTTGCCTCCCAGAACTGGACCTCAGAAGGAGTTGCCCAAGAAGGAAAGCGACGCCTTCACTGCTTTGGATCCGCTGGGTGATAAGGAAATAAAGGATGTAAAAGCCATGTTCAAAGACTTCCAGCTGGCGAAACTGCCCGCCGTGCCTGCGAGgagggcagagcagcagcaacaacaaggtCTGTCGGAAGCTTCTGGAGCCTTTGCCAGTTATTTCAGTAACAAAGTGGGGGTTCCTCAAGAGTTGGCTGACCACGATGACTTTGAAGCTAGCTGGCTGGCTACAAAAACTGGTG TGCCACCAAATCCTGTTCTCAGGCCAAACGCTGTGCCAACTGCCAAGCCTGCTGAAGACCTATTTGAAAACCCTTTCAAGACAGACCCTTTCGCTGTTCCATCGCTAAACTCG ACTGCCGTGCCGCACCAGCTGGCTTCTGCTCCATTTGGCGATCCTTTTGGAAACCCGTTTGCGTAA
- the DAB2 gene encoding disabled homolog 2 isoform X2 — MSNEAETTSGNSPPAQQQAPPKAQPFKKEKKKGPEKTEEFLLARFQGDGVRYKAKLIGIDDVPEARGDKMSQDSMMKLKGMAVAARSQGQHKQKIWVNISLAGIKVIDEKTGVIEHEHPVNKISFIARDVTDNRAFGYVCGGEGQHQFFAIKTAQQAEPLVVDLKDLFQVIYNMKKKEEGDKRKNEEANKPVENGSDETATERADKIKLGVEQMDLFGDMSTPPDLNSPSEEDKEILLVDLNSEIEAPPTSLKEEDIFLNDIAPPLPLSKLQPPFLPDNAFSANLSFFPTPNPDPFRDDPFTQPDQLSQPPIDSSSLKPPSQKMGSVVTSPMGSGGMNGDVDYFGQEFDQISNRTGKQEMPASQWLLESKPAQLAARTPNGVPEREQNGFPATSPVNVFLESSSKGLPVQNGLRLDSDSNGQLMSHDSITISPPPQSTKPGRGRRTVKGSASSDLFGSGIFAPATSTLTTAVPPPPAQTNPLDLFNTSAPVAASMPVLGGLPTTASPTPAWGPQPAIFNQPSSAFPVSVLGVQPASFPQPLGFDAAPQAPSWSQPPLSLGAPIQAPAPDLWAQPVRGPPPNAWVQPSSTGNPFQPAIFPPPLASQGPSLLPTRSPPQLPPRTGPQKELPKKESDAFTALDPLGDKEIKDVKAMFKDFQLAKLPAVPARRAEQQQQQVPPNPVLRPNAVPTAKPAEDLFENPFKTDPFAVPSLNSTAVPHQLASAPFGDPFGNPFA, encoded by the exons ATGTCGAATGAAGCGGAAACAACTAGTGGAAACAGTCCGCCTGCCCAGCAACAGGCACCACCAAAAGCACAGCctttcaaaaaggagaagaagaaag GACCAGAAAAGACAGAAGAATTTCTCTTGGCCAGATTTCAAGGTGATGGTGTAAGATACAAGGCCAAACTGATCGGTATTGATGATGTCCCAGAAGCAAGGGGAGACAAGATGAGTCAGGATTCAATGATGAAGCTGAAG GGAATGGCGGTAGCAGCCCGTTCTCAAGGACAGCACAAACAGAAAATATGGGTGAACATCTCTCTTGCTGGGATCAAAGTCATAGATGAGAAGACAGGG GTTATTGAGCATGAGCATCCAGTCAACAAAATATCCTTTATAGCCCGGGATGTGACTGACAACCGTGCCTTTGGCTACGTTTGTGGAGGAGAAGGGCAGCACCAGTTCTTCGCCATCAAAACAGCACAGCAG GCTGAACCTCTAGTAGTCGATCTGAAGGATCTATTCCAAGTAATCTATAAcatgaagaaaaaagaagagggtGACAAGCGAAAG AATGAAGAAGCCAATAAACCTGTTGAG AATGGCAGTGATGAAACAGCTACTGAACGAGCTGACAAAATAAAGCTG GGTGTGGAGCAGATGGATCTGTTTGGAGACATGTCTACTCCTCCTGACCTGAACAGCCCCTCA GAGGAGGATAAAGAGATCCTGTTAGTGGATTTAAATTCTGAAATTGAGGCCCCTCCGACTTCTCTCAAAGAGGAGGATATTTTCTTGAATGACATCGCGCCTCCCCTACCACTGTCCAAGCTGCAGCCACCTTTCTTGCCTGACAATGCTTTCTCTGCAAATCTCagcttcttccccaccccaaatcctgaCCCTTTCAGGGATGACCCTTTCACGCAACCCGACCAATTGTCGCAGCCCCCAATTGattcttcttctctgaagcctccCAGCCAGAAGATGGGAAGTGTTGTGACTAGCCCCATGGGGAGCGGTGGTATGAATGGGGATGTAGACTACTTTGGGCAAgagtttgaccagatctccaaccGAACTGGCAAGCAGGAAATGCCGGCCAGCCAGTGGCTGCTTGAGAGTAAGCCTGCCCAACTAGCCGCGAGGACTCCAAATGGGGTGCCGGAGAGAGAACAGAACGGCTTCCCTGCCACATCCCCAGTAAATGTCTTTCTGGAGAGCTCTTCCAAAGGATTACCGGTGCAAAATGGATTACGGCTAGACTCCGATAGCAACGGCCAATTGATGTCGCATGACTCTATCACGATTAGCCCACCTCCCCAAAGCACCAAgccaggaagaggaaggaggactgTTAAG GGTTCAGCCAGTAGTGACCTGTTTGGCTCAGGCATCTTTGCTCCTGCAACAAGCACTCTGACAACTGCAGTGCCGCCTCCACCTGCACAGACCAATCCTCTAGACCTCTTCAACACTAGTGCTCCTGTAGCAGCATCCATGCCTGTACTAG GTGGCCTTCCCACAACTGCTTCTCCAACACCAGCCTGGGGTCCCCAACCTGCAATCTTCAAccagccttcttcagcctttcctGTATCTGTTCTGGGTGTTCAGCCAGCAAGCTTCCCTCAGCCTCTTGGCTTTGACGCTGCTCCACAAGCTCCCAGCTGGAGTCAGCCACCATTGTCCTTGGGAGCCCCGATCCAGGCTCCAGCTCCCGATCTCTGGGCTCAGCCTGTACGGGGTCCTCCTCCTAATGCGTGGGTCCAGCCCTCCAGCACTGGCAACCCTTTCCAGCCCGCCATATTCCCACCTCCGCTCGCATCCCAGGGCCCGTCTCTGTTGCCTACTAGAAGCCCTCCTCAGTTGCCTCCCAGAACTGGACCTCAGAAGGAGTTGCCCAAGAAGGAAAGCGACGCCTTCACTGCTTTGGATCCGCTGGGTGATAAGGAAATAAAGGATGTAAAAGCCATGTTCAAAGACTTCCAGCTGGCGAAACTGCCCGCCGTGCCTGCGAGgagggcagagcagcagcaacaacaag TGCCACCAAATCCTGTTCTCAGGCCAAACGCTGTGCCAACTGCCAAGCCTGCTGAAGACCTATTTGAAAACCCTTTCAAGACAGACCCTTTCGCTGTTCCATCGCTAAACTCG ACTGCCGTGCCGCACCAGCTGGCTTCTGCTCCATTTGGCGATCCTTTTGGAAACCCGTTTGCGTAA